The segment TCGTCCAGGTCCGGCGGCCCTTTGCGGTCGCCACCACGGCGTCCACCCCAGGGGTCCTGGTTATTCGAGTTGCCACCCGGCTCGTTCCAAGCCATAGCGCTCTCCATACTGATAAAGCAAAGACGCGCCCACGGCGCGCCCACCCATGCTACCCAAGCCCGCGGCCCGCCGCAAAATCACCTAAACGGGCTTTATTGCAAAGTGTGTTGCTCTAGAAACTCGCTCGGCTGCCAGCCTTCGCGGCTGACCAATCGATTCAACTCGACGCGCGGCAGACGCACTGCGAGCAGAATCTCACCGGCCTCGTTGTGATCCTCGGTCTGCACCGCACCAAGGGCGAAGAACTGGGCTCGCAACCGGCCGAAACGCTGCGGCAGACGCAGGGTGCCCACGAACAGGTCCTCGCCCAGCAACTCGGCTACCGCCTGCTCCAGCAACTCCAGGCCGCTGCCATCACGCGCAGACAACCAGACGCGCTCGGGTTTGCCATCTCCATCGCGCTGGATATGGGGCTCGACGCTTTCCAGCAGATCAACCTTGTTGTAGACCTCCAGCATAGGCAGGCCTTCGGCACCGATCTCGCCCAACACCGCCAGTACCTGCTCGATCTGCGCCATGCGCTCTGGCTCATGGGCGTCGATCACATGCAGCAGCAGATCAGCGCTGGCAGATTCTTCAAGGGTAGCCCGGAAGGCCTCCACCAGCTTGTGCGGCAGGTGGCGAATGAAGCCTACGGTATCGGCCAGCACGATTGGCCCCAGGTCATCCAGCTCGAGCCGGCGCAGGGTCGGGTCAAGGGTCGCGAACAATTGATCGGCCGCGTAGACCTCGGACGTGGTCAGGGCATTGAACAAGGTAGATTTGCCGGCGTTGGTATAGCCGACCAGGGAAACGGCCGGGATATCCGCACGCTTGCGGCCACGGCGGGCCTGCTCGCGCTGGCTGCGCACCTTCTCGAGACGCTGCTTGATCTGGCGAATACGTATCCGCAGCAAGCGACGGTCGGTTTCCAACTGGGTTTCACCCGGACCACGCAGGCCGATACCACCTTTCTGGCGCTCAAGGTGAGTCCAGCCACGCACCAGGCGCGTACTCATATGGTTGAGCTGGGCCAGTTCGACCTGCAGCTTGCCTTCATGGGTACGGGCGCGCTGGGCGAAGATATCGAGAATCAGGCCGGTGCGGTCAAGCACCCGGCACTCGAAGGCGCGCTCGAGGTTGCGCTCCTGGCTGGGCGTGAGGGTGTGATTGAAGATGACCAGCTCAGCCTTCTCGGCCTTCACCAGGTCATGCAATTCATCAACTTTGCCGCTGCCGATCAGGTACTTGGCCGTTGGCTGGTGCCGGGAAACGGAGACGAATGCCACCGTGTCCGCACCGGCCGAACGTGCAAGTTCCAGGAATTCCTGCGGGTCTTCGCGCGCCTCGGGATCTTGACCTTCCAGATGAACCAGGATGGCCCGTTCACCACCACCAGGGCGTTCGAAAAACAAAGCAGTCTCCTATCAGGCGTTACCCGGCTCAGGCTGCTCCTGCTCGGAGGCGCTGGGCAGGCGTACCGGACGACTCGGTACAACGGTGGAAATAGCGTGCTTGTAGACCATTTGGCTGACAGTGTTCTTCAGCAGAATCACGAACTGGTCGAAGGATTCGATCTGGCCCTGCAGCTTGATGCCGTTTACCAGATAGATGGAAACCGGTACGCGTTCCTTACGCAGGGTATTGAGGTAAGGGTCTTGTAGCGAATGCCCTTTTGACATGTGCCGCTCTCCTTTAGGGATCAATCGTTTTAGTTTTCAAATGACAAGAAAAGATGACTGGTATCCGCCCTACCCCCAAGGATAGACGGTAACCGGTGAGGTCTCAGCTCAATATGGAGACCGACCTCAGGTATTTCAAGGTACGCGGCAGATTGTCGCAAGCCAGGCTGTCCAACCAGTACAGGTCGGACCAACTGCGCAACCAGGTGAACTGTCGCTTGGCGAGTTGACGAGTAGCGATGATGCCTCGCTCCTCCATCTCGTCCCGGGTCAGCACGCCATCCAGGTAATCCCAGGCCTGGCGATAACCGACCGCCCTTATAGACGGCAGTCCCGCATGCAAGTCACTTCTGCGGCGCAGCGCTTCGACCTCTTCGATGAAGCCCTGTTCCAGCATCAAGCGAAAACGTTGCGCAATTCTTTCGTGCAATACCTGGCGTTGCGCCGGCGCAATGGCCAAGTGCGCGACAGTATACGGCAAATGCGCCGTTCCTGGCGTGTTCCCGGCCGTATTTTGCGCAGCCTGACGCTGTCGATGGGCGGTCATGGTGAGCCCGCTGACCTTGTAGACCTCCAGCGCGCGGGTCAGCCGCTGGGGGTCATTGGGATGGATGCGTGCGGCGGACTCCGGATCGACCGCTGCCAGCTCCCGATGCAAAGCGTCCCAACCTTCGCGGGCGGCACGGGCTTCCAGGTCGGCGCGCACTTCGGGGTCGGCGCTGGGCATGTCCGCCAGCCCCTCCAGCAACGCCTTGTAATACAACATGGTACCGCCCACCAGCAGCGGGATCCGCCCCCGGGCGGTGATTTCCGCCATGGCGGCCAGGGCGTCGGCACGGAATTCCGCGGCGGAGTAGCTTTCAGCCGGATCGCGGATATCGATCAGTCGATGGGGAAATTCGGCCAGAGTGGCCTTGTCCGGCTTGGCGGTACCAATGTCCATGCCGCGGTAGATCAAGGCCGAATCGACGCTGATCAACTCGCAAGGCAGCGTCCGCGCCAGCTCCAGGGCCAGATCGGTCTTGCCGGCGGCCGTGGGCCCCATGAGGAAAATTGCCGGCGGCAGCCGTTCAGCCATGATCAGCGACCGCGCAGGAACAGCTTGTCCAGGTCATCCATACCCAGTTGCGTCCAGGTCGGACGCCCGTGGTTGCACTGGCCGCTGCGCTCGGTGTGCTCCATATCTCGCAGCAGAGCACTCATTTCCGGCTGGGTCAGACGGCGATTGGCACGCACGGCGCCATGGCAGGCCATGGTGCCCAGCAATTCGTTCAAATGCGCCTGGATGCGGTCGCTGGTGCCGTATTCCAACAGATCGGAGAGGACGTCGCGCACCAATTGCGAGGCCTCGGCCTGCTTCAACAGGGCCGGAATCTGACGAATAGCCAGGGTTTCCGGGCCAAGGCGCTGCAACTCGAAGCCCAGGCGGCGGAACCACTCGCCGTTCTCCTCGGCGCAATCGGCTTCGCGCTGGCTGACGGCGATGGATTCCGGCACCAGCAACGGCTGCCCCTTGAGCCCTTCACTGGCCATCGCGACCTTCAGTCGCTCGTAGGTGATGCGCTCATGGGCGGCGTGCATATCCACCAGCACCAGCCCCTGGGCATTTTCCGCCAGGATGTAGATGCCCTTGAGCTGGGCCAGGGCGTAGCCCAGCGGCGGCACATCGCCCTGGGATTCCGGCAGCGCGGCAGGCGCGGAGGCGGCGGGCAGCGGCGCGAAGTACTCGCGGTAGGCGCCCTGGGCCTCGGCCATCGGTACAGCAGGTTGCGGACGCGGCGCCTGGTAACCACCAGCCGGCGGGCGCCAGGCCGGCTCGGCGGCAGGCCGCTCCAGCACATTGGCCGCGAGGCTCATCTCACCCTGGGGGCCGAACTCGCCAGCGGCAAGGCCGGTCGGACGCACGACGGCATCGGTGGCAGCCGGCGCAGCCAGCTGATCCTCGGGGCGCACTTCGCCCAGGGCACGGTGCAGGGTGCCGTAGAGGAAGTCGTG is part of the Pseudomonas lalkuanensis genome and harbors:
- the hflX gene encoding ribosome rescue GTPase HflX; protein product: MFFERPGGGERAILVHLEGQDPEAREDPQEFLELARSAGADTVAFVSVSRHQPTAKYLIGSGKVDELHDLVKAEKAELVIFNHTLTPSQERNLERAFECRVLDRTGLILDIFAQRARTHEGKLQVELAQLNHMSTRLVRGWTHLERQKGGIGLRGPGETQLETDRRLLRIRIRQIKQRLEKVRSQREQARRGRKRADIPAVSLVGYTNAGKSTLFNALTTSEVYAADQLFATLDPTLRRLELDDLGPIVLADTVGFIRHLPHKLVEAFRATLEESASADLLLHVIDAHEPERMAQIEQVLAVLGEIGAEGLPMLEVYNKVDLLESVEPHIQRDGDGKPERVWLSARDGSGLELLEQAVAELLGEDLFVGTLRLPQRFGRLRAQFFALGAVQTEDHNEAGEILLAVRLPRVELNRLVSREGWQPSEFLEQHTLQ
- the hfq gene encoding RNA chaperone Hfq; the protein is MSKGHSLQDPYLNTLRKERVPVSIYLVNGIKLQGQIESFDQFVILLKNTVSQMVYKHAISTVVPSRPVRLPSASEQEQPEPGNA
- the miaA gene encoding tRNA (adenosine(37)-N6)-dimethylallyltransferase MiaA, whose amino-acid sequence is MAERLPPAIFLMGPTAAGKTDLALELARTLPCELISVDSALIYRGMDIGTAKPDKATLAEFPHRLIDIRDPAESYSAAEFRADALAAMAEITARGRIPLLVGGTMLYYKALLEGLADMPSADPEVRADLEARAAREGWDALHRELAAVDPESAARIHPNDPQRLTRALEVYKVSGLTMTAHRQRQAAQNTAGNTPGTAHLPYTVAHLAIAPAQRQVLHERIAQRFRLMLEQGFIEEVEALRRRSDLHAGLPSIRAVGYRQAWDYLDGVLTRDEMEERGIIATRQLAKRQFTWLRSWSDLYWLDSLACDNLPRTLKYLRSVSILS